The stretch of DNA ATTGTTAGAAGGAGACATTGATTGCAAGGTAGAAAGATTAAAAGAATTATAAACTTATGTTTAAAgctgtgaataatattttttttactaaaataaactgtcatataattaataatcatcttagACAAACACTCAGGAATGGTTACAAATTCATGGAATGCAGAACAATTTGATGAAATCTCTGTTAAGGAACTAGCCAATAAATTTCCTTCTCCTAGTAACTGTCAATTGTTTTTAAGAAATGGGAAATGAATTAAACTCTTTCTAATGACTTGCTTTTGTTCTAATATTTATAGTAATTACAAACCGTCAACCAATAAAGAAGTTCGCTTCCTCCAAAAAAGGCTAAGGAATAagttaaaagttattattattattattattattattattattattattattattattatattattattattataagaaaaagaaagaagtttTTAGATGTATATACATTGGTTTGGATTAGTATTTGGCAAGGTGAACGGTTGAATATGGAGTGGGAAAGTGTAgtataattaattagtaatattCGAGATACATTCATTCATATTTCATATTCATCCATTCGATTCCAGGTCATATCCACGTCTCATTAAGATGACATCACTTTCCGCATTAAAACATTATGACACCATTTAATTGCGTGTCACTCATTCGTTGGTACTGCCAACACTTATGTAACTCCACATTCTCAACATTAATAGGAAAATTCCGTGTTGTTTCCTTTCTCCTTTTTTCATTCTTTCTTTCCAAGAAACAGGGTAAAATAGACATTAAACGCATAAAACAGTGTCTAAATCCACTGTATTTATGTACGTACACGTATAAGTTGTATTGTACAGATAGCTGCTAGAgagagttttttttctttcgtaTACACGCGTTTATACGGTGCGGTTACATTTCCATTCTTCTCCTTTAACTTTACCTTTCTGTCAGAGTCAATAAAATCAACCATTCTTTTctgaattatttaaatgaatctattattttattaattattaatattaatcatcCTTCATCATTCTTCTTTTCTCTTATCAATTTCAATAACCCGTTACTTTCTTTTGCTCTTATTGCTCAAAAAGCTTCCAACTTTCGATCTCCGACGTCGTTTCACCAGCTTCTTACATTAAGGGTATGATTCTGCTCTCTATGTTTTGAGATTTTCTCCATTGATTCAGACCCATTTCTCACTTCATCTTTGGTCTCTTTTGtccattttcttcaaaaaatatttcctTGTTGTTTTCCAAATTAGTAGTTTTTAAAGCTTAATTGTTGACCTGGGTTGTTTAGGAGTATGATCAATTCATCATTACCAATTAAGTTAGTGTAATTGTAGAAATATAATACATGGTTAAGCTATGATGGCTAACTTGTGAAATTTTTAGGGTTTTGATAATTAGTCTCACACAAGCTTAATCTGTTTTGGATTAATTCTGTTAGTGAAAATGTCATCTGCTGGTGTTACCACTCTTAGTCCTGTTCCTAATGAGCCATTGTTGTCTCCAAAAGCATTTCATTTTCCATCTCACTTGTGTTTGGAAGACAAATCCATTTTCATATTTCTCTCATTTTCGGGTTCGTTGACTCCTATTCGTGTTATGGAATGGGATACTATTGAGTCTGTTAAATTCAAAATCCAAAGGTGTGAGAGTCTTCCGTTTTTAACTAACAAACAGAAGTTGGTTTATGCCGGTCGAGAACTTTCTCGAAGTGATACTCTACTCAAGGACTATGGAGTAACAGATGGAAATGTTTTGCATTTGATAATCAAACTCTCAGATCTCCAGCTCATCAATGTGAAAACGTCTTCTGGGAAAGAATTCTCTTTTCAGGTGGAAAGAGGTAGGGATGTCGGGTACATCAAGCGACGGATTGctaaaaaggaaaaacaatttGACAATATTGAGCAGCAGGAACTTGTGTGTAATGGTGAACGGTTGGAGGATCAGAAGCTTATTGATGATATCTGCGGCAAGCATAATGATGCAGTGGTGCATCTTTTTGTCAGAAAGAGGCATGCGAAAGTTCATAGACGACCCCTCGAGTTGTCCATTGTAGCAACAGACTTGGCTGATAACAAAACTAAAGATGTTTGCGGAAATTCTCTTGAGAGAAAATTTGAAGCTGGTTATACTGATGTCATTCAAAAAGTGGTGCCAAGAAAGCCTCCTGAGAGAGATTTTCTTTTGGAGCCGATTATAGTTAACCCTAAAATTGAGTTAGCTTCAGCAATTCAGAATATGGTAAACTCTACATACGGTGGGTTAGCTAATGAAAACTATCCAATAGGATCTGCTGAGGGTACAGGAGGAGCTTACTTTATGCTTGATTCAGCTGGTCAGAAGTATGTTTCTGTTTTTAAGCCTATTGATGAAGAACCAATGGCTGTGAATAATCCTCGAGGTCTTCCATTATCGTTAAATGGCGAAGGCTTAAAAAAGGGTACAAGAGTTGGTCAAGGAGCATTCAGAGAGGTTGCGGCTTATGTTTTGGATCATCCAATAAGTGGACGCCGCAAGTTATTCGGTGATGTGAAGGGTTTTGCCGGCGTTCCTCCAACATTGATGGTCAAGTGCTTGCATAAAGGATTTAATCACCCGGGAGACTTGATTGCTAAGATTGGATCCATGCAGATGTTTGTGAAAAATAATGGAAGCTGTGAAGATATTGGTCCTGGGGCTTTCCCGGTAAAAGAAGTACACAAAATTACTGTTCTTGACATAAGACTGGCGAATGCAGATAGGCATGCTGGGAATATTTTGTTCAGCACAGAGGAGGGTAGTGACCAGTCTGTTCTGGTTCCAATTGATCATGGCTACTGCTTACCAACAAGTGTAAGCATCTAAATTTTATGCTCTATTTGTTGTGTATTAATACACTTGGTGATTCTTCTATATTCTATTTTTCCCTTTCTTTAGTGCACTCTACAatatatcaaatcaaattatatttatgacTTAAAAACTGAACCGACTGGTATTGCAATCAGATTTGTGTGCATTGCAGTGTTGTTAAATGGTGACTATAGCGGCACTACAGCACTATATCACTGTTCTGTGATATGCtattaaatacaaaattgtCGAATAGCAGCTGTAGGGGCGCCACAGCACTTGTGTCGCGGAATTTTAGAAAAGGTCTATTCTGCAATTAACAACATTGGTTCATTGAAATAAGGAAGTTGGATTGACATGCAAGTAGATATAGATTGTCCTTGAGTCTTATTTATAAACCAATCATTTAACAGTTTTGCTATTTTGACAGTTTGAAGATTGTACCTTTGAATGGCTTTACTGGCCCCAAG from Cicer arietinum cultivar CDC Frontier isolate Library 1 chromosome 3, Cicar.CDCFrontier_v2.0, whole genome shotgun sequence encodes:
- the LOC101509818 gene encoding phosphatidylinositol 4-kinase gamma 4-like; this translates as MSSAGVTTLSPVPNEPLLSPKAFHFPSHLCLEDKSIFIFLSFSGSLTPIRVMEWDTIESVKFKIQRCESLPFLTNKQKLVYAGRELSRSDTLLKDYGVTDGNVLHLIIKLSDLQLINVKTSSGKEFSFQVERGRDVGYIKRRIAKKEKQFDNIEQQELVCNGERLEDQKLIDDICGKHNDAVVHLFVRKRHAKVHRRPLELSIVATDLADNKTKDVCGNSLERKFEAGYTDVIQKVVPRKPPERDFLLEPIIVNPKIELASAIQNMVNSTYGGLANENYPIGSAEGTGGAYFMLDSAGQKYVSVFKPIDEEPMAVNNPRGLPLSLNGEGLKKGTRVGQGAFREVAAYVLDHPISGRRKLFGDVKGFAGVPPTLMVKCLHKGFNHPGDLIAKIGSMQMFVKNNGSCEDIGPGAFPVKEVHKITVLDIRLANADRHAGNILFSTEEGSDQSVLVPIDHGYCLPTSFEDCTFEWLYWPQARKPYSPETIEYIKSLDAEEDIALLKFHGWDLPIECARTLRISTMLLKKGVERGLTPYAIGNLMCRESLNKESVIEEIVEESLESVLPGTSEATLLDSVSQIMDRRLDKIFNSLF